Part of the Spinacia oleracea cultivar Varoflay chromosome 5, BTI_SOV_V1, whole genome shotgun sequence genome, AGATACAATACTTTTGTATTAACTATCTAATGAAAATTTTATTgtaatttactaccttaaatatgtttttgttttcGAATCGCTACCACTTTACCGTTTTCTCGTTTTATAattaggaaattttgtgaaacactacctttaagtttagtggttttgtgaattgctaccttatacaaacttttttttaaaaatttaactaccttataagtttggtttgtttgactaacactaccatttgactTTGGACATAGTTAATTACGATttattagtcaaaatttcaatcaacatGCTCTTAAGACTTCAATAATATGAGCAAATAAACTATTATCCGTGCTTCATATAATTATATTACGACAATGAGAATGTGGAAAAAGttaattttgatatttaagattaaATATAGAGTTCTTACTAAAGAAAGTATATGGCTAGGGGGCTCATTTTGTTATATTAGTTAAAAAATGGCCTATAAAATGTTTGAGACAACCTTGTTAAATACATTTAACCAATAGTTAACTTTTGTTATGCATATCCGTATTCTTTATGTAGCACAAATTCTTAAAAATGTATGatagtattataataatataattgataGTCCAAGCTAAACTATTTTAAGATTTTCTATATCAAAGGAACGTTCGAAAATATCCGTACTTAGTATATGACACAATTTCTAAACGAAACTTGATAGTACTtacaattaataattatttatgttataagatAGGCAAATCAGATAACGACATTTGTCATCTCTACAtcgatttgcctctctttttAGTGTAGTACGGAGCATATATagatttaaattaagaaattgacatgagtaaataagtaattcgtagtataataaattattaccataagtaattaGAAGATTTTGGGTAAAAAATATACAAAGTATATTAATTACTTTATCATTGGTTAGTTACCAATATTATAAAAGAGGCAAATTAGAGCGGCATTTGTTCAGCTCCACATCaatttgcctctcttttagaatagtactccgtatacatATGTTTGTTAAAAATCGACTAAAATAAGTCAATTTATTGGCATAAATTATTTGGAGGAGATTTTTTAAGCAGAGAGGACTACATATTAGTCGCgcatcattttttttgtttaccatttcttccatttttttttggGATAAACCACTTTTATTTTCATGGTTGTTAGTAAATAAATTCAACTATTAATATCGAAATTAtcaattagtaaaaattattttgaaaaaaggtagtattatgtaagtatttagacaTATCCAAAAAAATTCTACAGAgcacatgactatgttcatcataaagtattaataatcataaaaaaaaaaacaaaaaacagaaaATGTAGTGTTATATGCGAATATTATAGCTAGTGTAAACTTAAATAGTTGCATCTAAAAAATGTAGGAATTGCGTAGTAAAGTAGTAGATAGATTAGATTTCACAACAATTTCTCATGTTTAATGAAGCtacataattatttttttaacgtAGTACAAAATGGTGGTGATAATTATCGATTTTAGTTGctaaatatactacgtataaaataGTACAATCAATGACGGTTATATTACCGCATTTAATTGTTAGAATATTATAGAGtactattgtaattttttttcataCATCTTATTCCTTGATTGATTTTCCATTTCATTTGTATTCGAATTATGTAAATACTAAATACAAATAATTAGACCGctcttaaatttttatgaaaatcatACTACGTACTCCATATAATGGATTAAAgctccgttctattggacttattttgactgaacttatattatctgaacttatctgtaTTTAACTgagcttatctgaacttaactgaaattatctgaacttattttatctggaaaaaaacttattttgtctgaaatagacttatttgtgtgtgaaaatgtctgaattttttttatttttgctgaacttaacttatctaaacttaatgaacttatctgaacttattttgtctgaaataagtcaaaataagtcgaacagaatagggcctaatttttatataaagataatcttatattggttatatttgttaccaTGTAGTAAAGATATATAATTAAAAAGATATTCCCTATGTATAGAATgaaatcttttttattttgaggaaaggagaatcaattttttttttgaggtaaaagttaacaaaaataattatagaatcaagtattttacttttttttaataatttttttaatatctaTAAGAGAGACCAAtgaatgagtgacatttgtcatcaatatatggtttatacacccgtattgtgcaccctgttttacaaagaacatatagttcaaatacaaagaacatattgttcatacacaaagaacatatagccaatgaacatatagttcaaatcaatagaacatatagtttaaatatttcactaaTACATGTACATTGATATCGTTttcaatgttcattagatttttcaataaatgttcaatagggtgcacaatgagcactgtgcacccgggtgtataatccaaattgcgatttgtcatcaccacattgattttctcttttttagtataatatatatagaTAGAAGATTTATAACATTACGATATTTATGTATATAGTGTGAAATTAaagaattttaaattttaaatttatgaaaAGTATCAAAAGTCTTGGTGTAATAAGAATTGGAGGAAATAATTTATTTGTAACGATTTATCATCCATTTGATCAAGTAGTATTGAAAATTGGGGTTTATCTTGGGAATAATAGGAGTGGGCGAGTGGGGGCGGTGACGAACGCAGATCTTACTCTGTCTTGTGGTGTATCTCTTTATCACCCACACCGGAACCTCTATTTACCGATTTTCTCTCTCATTAGTTAAAACTTCGATTTTGTTCGCCGAAAATGACGATCGGCTCCGGTGGATCAAGCGTCGTGGGTAGGatgttaattaatttgtttatctTTTGATTCATTAGCTATTTGTTCACTTATCGTTAAAGTTATTGAATACTTAGCTCTCTTATTTATCGTTAAATTTAAGTTTACTATCCTTGTTTCCTGAATTGAGTGTGTTTTGATGTTAGTTCTTATAGATTCAACATTTGAGCTTACTGCAGCTCATAAACTTTAGCGTTTTATTGAATTCCGATTTTAAACTTAGGGtttgtttcttttgtttcaaTTTCAGATTATCGTAGGTTGTTCACTTCTTGTTTCTTGTTCGGCTGTTTCAAGATGTTGTCTTTGTCAATTTTAAGGATCATTATTGATAGGGCTTATATTTCCCACCCCATCAATATACAAAACtcttatttgcaaaacaaggAAATTCAAATGTGAATCGGAGGGTTATAAAAGTTATATAACGTGCATGGTACAGTCAAGGAAATGCTGATTTCAGGGTTGGAAGGTCTAAGGTAGGCTGATTTCAGTAATAAACATGCTGTAAGGCATTAGGGTTAGATATGTGAACACTAATTCTGAACATCGTCATACTTTTTGAAATGTTAGTTTTTTTGGTCCCTATGTGAGTTCTAAATTGCTGTTTGGAGTAGTTTAGTGTTAAAGGGGATGAATCTAGTCATCGCCCAACTAAGGTGGTGATTGGTGAGGAGCATTGCAAGTTTCGAACCCTCTACATTTTTCAGAGGAGGCCTAAGGCCCTGAAATGATGCTCAATGCATTTTGTTCCTGGTTAGTAAAGTCTTTAAAATCGAGAATTTTAGTGAGTGGCATGTAATCCTTTTGGTTGCAATTTATGCTAAGGCATTTTTGAATGCGTAGCCATCCAATTTTCTTGACAATTTGATTGATTCTCCACATTTTCTCTTTCAGCGATAGTTTGTCTTATGCTTTGTATAAAATCCATGAGCATTTTTGGAATGAATCGTACTGTGTATTTGGAATCATGGATAGAGTACTACTGAGGGAAAGGGAGCTAAAAATAAAAGTTACTCGGGGGAGAGTGAATGGGGGAGAATTGGAGGTACTCATTTGCCTTCCCATTTTTAACTCAAATTATTCCAATGTTGGAAACATTTCGAAAGAAAATGCAAACTCTCATttccctccctccctcccttcccttcccttcccttccctttcttttttctttcttctcctCCCCTTCGTTTCCTTCCATAATAGCTACCCAAACACAGGGTTAATTCATTTGTGAGATTCCTTTGGATGAAATTCATGCCCTGGATTCTCTAACAGCATACTCatcatttttttcttaattatttCCAATTGACTCTTCTCGTTCTCTCTTGCAAGAAAGGGTTTGTCTGCATTTTTCTGTATATTGGCtacttttatttccttttagtTGAATTTCATGTAAAACTGCACTTGAACTACATTATGTAGGCATGTAGAATGTATAGTTGTATACTCAATCATACTTTTACTGATGTGGTCATACAGTTCCCAGAAACTTCAGGTTGCTGGAAGAACTTGAACGTGGTGAAAAAGGAATTGGAGATGGGAGCGTCAGCTATGGTATGGATGATGGTGATGACATCTACATGCGTTCTTGGACGGGTACTATAATTGGCCCTCATAATGTGAGTTGTGCTTTACTTGTCACTATATGCTCTTTTTGTAAGAGTGTGTCTAATTTCTGAGTAGAACGTGGTGTTCATGATGTTCTCTTAAGTCGTTTCATCACTGAGAAATTATTGCAGAACTATGTTGTTCATACATGGATTTAAGTGTCATGTCCGACACTACTGTCGGAGGATGCTACACTCAGGCACGGAGACACGGTCAAATAGGTGTCTTAACTAGTTCTTTAGACACGACTATCCTATAAAGGTTCAAAAAGAATCTCACCccatattattttaatggttttttcatgaaatacccctgacttttggcgtaattcaccaaatgcccctcgactttcaatAATACATATAAATATCCCTAAAACAAAACTCCATACCCCATATACACTTACTTTTAACGTGCCGTTAGTGCtccgttagcccaaatttcaaattcaccaaatactccTATTCTTAAACTCATTTCACTTTATACCTCTATTcggaaacttaattcaccaaatactcaTATGTTTAAAGTACCCATTTTGATTCTCAACGGCTAGATTTTGTGTTTATAAAAGTAGCcgttggttatttattgcataTAAATACCCTTGTTTTGCATGGCAGTTCATGTGGTTGAGCAATTATTGTGTTAATTTCTTAAGATTTTGTCATGAGTTCTCTCTTGGGATAAAGAGAAGTGTTAGCATGTATCCCAAACAGTACAACACCTTAGATAACCGATTTGATAGTGAAAACCTACAGATTAAGATTCAGTCGATCTTGCTGACAAAATCTATTCAAACCTGTAGATTAAGGTTAAGTCGATCTTGCTGACAAAATCTATTCAAACCTATAGATCTTGTAGGAGTCCTAAGTTTCTTCAAGTACTCAGTTGCTAAAGATTCATGCTAACTGCGCTCAAGTAATGACAAACTAGGAATTGTTAATAGGAAACTGATTTATGCATCCTATTCCATTCGCCTCAAGTAATGATACACCGTCCGTATTTGGTTGTTAGTAAATGACCCTCTCATTTGGGGTGGATCCTCGAGATCAAGTAGGCTAGCCACGGTGCTAGCATGAACCACCTTATACCCAACTGTGTTCCCTACCCGAGTGTTATTTATTTGGGTTAATCGCATGAAATTCAGATGGGTCGCTGCCTTTCATTCAGTTTTTTGCTATTTATTTGGCTTTTCATTTAGTTTTCtgctatttatttgttttttgtcTACTGTCCAACAAGTAATGGCAATAGACTTTTTTGTTGAAGTGGTTGTGATTGATGATCGATATTTTCTACATACAGCCAACATtaagaaagaagaaaaagagtACGAATGTGATTATTGCTTCATGATTATGTTTGCCATTGAATGATTgtattttctttttcaccatGCAAAACATGGTTATGTATATGCAAAGAATAACCAACGGCTactttttcaaacacaaaactaGCCgatgagcatcaaaatgggtacTTTAAACATAtgagtatttggtgaattaagtttttGAATGAGGGTATTTAGTGAAATaagtttaaaaataaaataggggtatttggtgaatttgaaatatGGGTTAACGGAGCACTAACGGTCGTTAAAAGTAAGGGTATCTGGGGtattaagttttgttttaggggtattttatgtattattGAAAGTCGATTgccatttggtgaattacgccaaaactcaggggtatttcatgaaaagaccgttattttaatatataaaaagaaaaagaagaggaaGGCACTAAGCCACTAAGTTACATAACTTTtaagttttttattttactAAGAACTTTCTGATCCGAGTAACATGCGGTAAGACTAATTTATTAATCAACTATGCTTTATCTTCATCTTGGATACCAAaaattcaactttttttttttctctttttctttctccAATCTCGACACTTGATTTCGGATCCGTTTTCCGACACGGGTGTCGACACTTCCTTGGACACCTATAGAGTGTTATGTCGTGTCGACACCCGACTTTCCCAGTCAACCAGGATGTCAGAGTAACATAGCTGCAAAATGTTAAATATTCAAGAATCATGTAACTTCTTTCGCTATTATATACTACATCTGTCCACTAATTTCTACTCTCTGCCCTCTTTCTTGAGTCTTCTTTCATATAGGGCTGGGTAATGGGAGTATATTGTTGCTAGATGCAAACTGTTGGTATCTGCTATGGTGATAAATAATTCCAAATGGCACATAAGCTGTACGTTGTAGTTAGGTTTTTTGTAAAATTAAGTTGAAGATTCATTTTGGTTCTGTAGCAGAGCGTACATGAAGGCCGTATCTATCAGTTGAAGCTCTTCTGTGACAAGGATTATCCAGAGAAACCTCCAAGTGCCCGCTTCCACACACGGGTTAACATGACTTGTGTGAATCCTGAGACTGGAATGGTAATGTTCTTGACTTCTTCCTAACTAACTTGGGCAAATGTGCTGTTTAGTCTTCATACTATTTATTTTCAGTCTGTTGAGGATGCCAACATAAGAAGCATGTTAATCTATTGAGGATATCATATGTTCCTTGCAGCTAGGAGAGTGAGGGATTATCATATGTTTCTTATAGAGGAATAAGTTAAATATCTGCCTGTGTCTATATTGGTGGTGCTGTTTAAGTCCACTAATTGATTTTTGATGTGTAAAAATGTTTTGGACTCGAATTATTAGTTTATAGGTGAAAGTTATCTATTTGTGAATCTCAATGAGATAAGCAGGTATTATGTTGTCGTATAGAGAGCTTATTTCATGCTGAAGTAGAATGATATTATTTCAATGAGTGTTAAACTGTGTGATCTTTGATGTGATAGTTTATGTCTTGACAAGCAACATGTTGGGTGGCAGGTTGAACCAAAGAAGTTTGGGATGTTGGCGAATTGGCAGAGAGAGTTCACCATGGAGGACATCCTGAGTCAGCTGAGGAAAGAAATGGCTGCACCCCACAACCGAAAACTTGTTCAACCTCCAGAAGGAACCTATTTCTAGGTGCGAAGGCTTAAAACGACAGGAGTCTTTTATAAGGTTATATAATTcagtatatattttaattatgatatgGAAGTCTTTGAAGGAAAAAGATCCAATACTGTTTTCTTATACATATTGTTGAATCTTCCTTCTACAATGTGTTTGTAAGAGAAAGTAAAACTTGAGACCTGAAACACGGACCCCCTTGTTGGATGATATACGCTGAATTATCTCTATTATTTTGGATGATATACGCTGAATTATCTCTATTATTTTGGATGATATAGAATTTGACTGATTGGTAATTCGATTCCATAACCAAATAAATTAATTGACTCCATAATATGCCGAATAAAGGGAGAAAAAACTAAAATTGGTCTTGGGTAGAGGATAGTGTACGTCATGGAGTGTGAATACCCTGTCGAATACATACTCCCCAAGTTCTAATCTCCGTACTTCGTGTGATGGGTTGATGTTGGATGTATTGGGAAAACAACTTAAAGCTTATGGAGTACTGACGTACTGTACTTCATACGGAGTATTAGAGCATCAATTATAAAGGTCACTCTTATTTACCCACTCTTAATCTCTCTCTTCATCCACCTCATCACCCTCTCCTAATAAGAGTTATCTCTCAAAAAATCCAAGAAATAACAATCTCTTAGTTATTCCCTCTCAAACACCTTTTACCtgcatttatttttattattttttaacaaaaatgtcaaaaacaaataaaatattccCACAATCATCCATCTCACCCCACTCTTATTTCTAAGAgttacctcttatttagaggatgtcttaatcaacctctaaataagaggtagctaA contains:
- the LOC110798807 gene encoding ubiquitin-conjugating enzyme E2 variant 1D isoform X1, which produces MTIGSGGSSVVVPRNFRLLEELERGEKGIGDGSVSYGMDDGDDIYMRSWTGTIIGPHNQSVHEGRIYQLKLFCDKDYPEKPPSARFHTRVNMTCVNPETGMVEPKKFGMLANWQREFTMEDILSQLRKEMAAPHNRKLVQPPEGTYF
- the LOC110798807 gene encoding ubiquitin-conjugating enzyme E2 variant 1D isoform X2: MTIGSGGSSVVVPRNFRLLEELERGEKGIGDGSVSYGMDDGDDIYMRSWTGTIIGPHNSVHEGRIYQLKLFCDKDYPEKPPSARFHTRVNMTCVNPETGMVEPKKFGMLANWQREFTMEDILSQLRKEMAAPHNRKLVQPPEGTYF